One Niabella beijingensis DNA window includes the following coding sequences:
- a CDS encoding glycosyl hydrolase encodes MKKLNIRNFMKGTMVLAVAALLATSCNTPGAGKSEGGDSATATNTTREIWTAQQANDWNAKQPWYVGANFLPSTAINQLEMWQAETFDTATIDKELALAASIGMNVMRVYLHDLVFKNDEQGFYDRINKFLEIADRHKIKILFTIFDSCWDPFPKAGKQRDPKPFTHNSGWAQSPGQAVLKDSTQYPALEHYVKSIVGKFANDQRIIAWDVWNEPDNMTGSSYQKVEIPNKVELVLPLLKKTFEWARSANPSQPLTSGVWAGNWESDSTLKPIERLQLEESDIVSFHCYDDSVTLRKKINELKRYNKPLWCTEYMARPNKSTFQSSLPIGKENKVAMINWGFVDGKSQTIYPWDSWTKTYTGEPPLWFHDIFRKDGTPYKQEEVDFIKTMTGKQ; translated from the coding sequence ATGAAAAAGTTGAACATTAGGAATTTTATGAAAGGCACAATGGTGCTGGCCGTCGCGGCATTGTTAGCAACTTCCTGCAACACACCCGGTGCTGGGAAAAGCGAAGGCGGGGACTCGGCTACCGCCACCAACACCACCCGGGAAATATGGACGGCGCAGCAGGCCAACGACTGGAATGCAAAACAACCCTGGTATGTAGGGGCCAATTTTTTGCCCAGTACCGCCATTAACCAGCTGGAAATGTGGCAGGCTGAAACCTTTGATACGGCTACAATCGACAAAGAGCTGGCGCTTGCGGCGTCTATCGGTATGAATGTGATGCGGGTGTACCTGCACGACCTGGTTTTTAAAAATGACGAACAGGGTTTTTATGACCGGATAAATAAATTCCTTGAAATAGCCGACCGGCATAAAATAAAAATACTGTTCACCATTTTTGATTCCTGCTGGGATCCCTTTCCCAAAGCAGGAAAGCAACGGGACCCGAAGCCCTTTACACATAATTCCGGCTGGGCACAGAGCCCCGGTCAGGCCGTGCTGAAGGATTCGACGCAATACCCCGCATTGGAGCATTATGTAAAATCAATTGTAGGTAAATTCGCCAACGATCAGCGCATCATTGCCTGGGATGTATGGAACGAACCGGATAATATGACAGGGTCTTCCTATCAGAAGGTGGAGATACCTAATAAAGTAGAACTGGTGCTACCATTGCTGAAAAAAACATTTGAATGGGCGAGAAGTGCCAATCCTTCACAGCCGCTGACCTCGGGTGTATGGGCCGGCAACTGGGAGTCGGACAGTACCCTGAAACCCATCGAACGGTTACAACTCGAAGAATCGGACATCGTATCCTTCCATTGCTATGATGACTCGGTAACGCTTCGTAAAAAGATCAATGAGTTAAAGCGCTATAACAAGCCACTCTGGTGTACCGAATACATGGCGCGCCCCAATAAGAGCACCTTCCAGAGCTCCCTGCCGATCGGCAAGGAAAATAAGGTGGCCATGATCAACTGGGGTTTTGTGGATGGTAAGTCCCAGACCATTTATCCCTGGGATAGCTGGACAAAAACATATACCGGCGAGCCGCCGCTTTGGTTCCATGATATTTTCCGGAAAGATGGTACTCCCTATAAACAGGAAGAGGTTGATTTCATAAAAACCATGACCGGCAAACAATAA
- a CDS encoding glycoside hydrolase family 43 protein — MSILILSLGFALKAEAQAAEAKNPLVADPTIFYYKGIYYLYGTNGHNADKGFTAYTSADLMSWKNAGQVLSPGQAFGDRGFWAPQVFMYKGRFYMAYTANEHIAIAVADNPLGPFRQKELKPLQAPVRMIDPFVFFDKGKIYLYHVRLQEGNRIFVAEMDETLSSIKEETAQECLHAAASWENTASAKWGVTEGPTVFKIKNRYYMLYAANDFRNPDYAIGVATSAAPTGPWKKEAGNPLISRSLTGFNGTGHGDLFKDKKGNWQYVLHTHASASQVGPRKTAIIQLTLPGKNNSMITADPKTFRFLNLQK, encoded by the coding sequence TTGAGCATATTGATCTTATCACTGGGGTTCGCTTTAAAAGCCGAAGCCCAGGCAGCCGAAGCAAAGAACCCGCTGGTAGCGGATCCCACGATTTTTTATTACAAGGGAATCTATTACTTATATGGAACAAACGGACATAATGCCGATAAAGGGTTTACGGCCTATACTTCCGCGGACCTGATGTCGTGGAAAAATGCCGGGCAAGTACTTAGCCCCGGCCAGGCATTTGGCGATCGCGGCTTCTGGGCGCCGCAGGTATTTATGTATAAAGGCCGGTTCTATATGGCGTATACGGCAAATGAACATATTGCAATTGCAGTAGCCGATAATCCCCTGGGTCCGTTCAGGCAAAAGGAATTAAAGCCGCTCCAGGCACCCGTGCGGATGATCGATCCCTTTGTCTTCTTTGATAAGGGTAAGATCTATCTGTACCATGTGCGGTTGCAGGAAGGCAACCGGATCTTTGTTGCAGAAATGGACGAAACATTGAGCAGTATTAAAGAAGAAACAGCGCAGGAATGCCTGCATGCTGCAGCCTCCTGGGAAAATACCGCCAGTGCCAAATGGGGTGTTACGGAAGGCCCGACGGTGTTTAAAATAAAGAACCGTTATTATATGCTGTATGCTGCAAATGATTTTCGTAACCCCGACTATGCGATAGGAGTTGCCACCAGTGCCGCACCCACAGGGCCCTGGAAAAAAGAGGCCGGCAATCCGCTTATTTCAAGATCCCTTACGGGCTTTAATGGTACCGGTCACGGAGATCTTTTTAAAGATAAAAAGGGCAACTGGCAATATGTGTTGCATACCCATGCTTCCGCATCACAGGTGGGACCCCGGAAAACAGCGATCATACAGCTGACGCTTCCCGGAAAAAATAATTCGATGATAACTGCCGATCCCAAAACATTCCGATTTTTAAATCTTCAGAAATGA
- a CDS encoding family 43 glycosylhydrolase — MIRLFYFLFFAMVFAGCSGSKTTSAVSSFTNPLLPSGADPYSFYKDGYYYYTHTAQNKLVLWKTKDLSDLKDAEQKIVWTPPRNTAYSKELWAPEILFLRGKWYMYFAADNGNNHNHRMYVIENSSPDPMQGEWVFKGKVADPSDKWAIDGDVFEYKGQLYMIWSGWAGDANGQQNIYIAKMSDPWTIEGERVLISEPEYKWEKYGYLKGETPDHVFVNEGPQFLIRNDRIFIVYSASGCWTENYTLGMLTLKDNKNLLNQDNWVKSPEPVFKAAPENGVYAAGHNSFFKSPDGKEDWILYHANPQPGQGCGGHRSPRAQRFTWRKDGTPDFGRPLPTGNPLSAPSKKK; from the coding sequence ATGATCCGACTTTTTTATTTTTTATTTTTTGCGATGGTATTTGCCGGGTGCTCCGGTTCCAAAACTACTTCTGCCGTAAGCTCGTTTACCAATCCGTTGCTGCCCTCGGGGGCAGATCCGTATAGCTTTTATAAAGATGGGTACTACTATTATACACATACAGCTCAGAATAAGCTGGTGTTATGGAAAACAAAAGATCTTTCCGATCTGAAGGACGCGGAACAAAAGATCGTCTGGACACCGCCCCGCAATACCGCTTACTCCAAAGAATTATGGGCCCCTGAGATCCTCTTTCTGAGGGGAAAATGGTATATGTATTTTGCTGCGGATAATGGCAATAACCATAACCACCGGATGTACGTGATCGAGAACAGTTCTCCCGACCCGATGCAGGGCGAATGGGTATTTAAAGGAAAAGTAGCAGATCCTTCCGATAAATGGGCCATTGACGGGGATGTGTTTGAGTATAAAGGACAGCTGTATATGATCTGGTCAGGCTGGGCCGGTGATGCGAATGGTCAGCAGAACATCTACATTGCAAAAATGAGCGACCCCTGGACGATCGAAGGCGAGCGCGTACTGATCTCAGAGCCCGAATATAAATGGGAAAAATACGGATACCTTAAAGGCGAGACGCCGGATCATGTATTTGTAAACGAAGGCCCCCAGTTCCTGATCCGGAACGACCGGATCTTTATTGTATATTCCGCAAGCGGTTGCTGGACGGAAAACTATACGCTGGGTATGCTGACACTGAAAGACAATAAAAACCTGCTGAACCAGGATAACTGGGTGAAGAGCCCGGAACCGGTATTTAAAGCAGCTCCCGAGAACGGTGTGTATGCGGCTGGTCACAATTCCTTTTTTAAATCCCCGGATGGAAAGGAGGACTGGATCCTTTATCATGCCAACCCTCAGCCGGGACAGGGATGTGGCGGACACCGCTCGCCCCGGGCACAGCGGTTCACTTGGCGGAAGGACGGCACTCCTGATTTTGGCCGCCCGCTGCCTACCGGCAATCCTTTATCCGCTCCATCGAAAAAAAAATAA